One window from the genome of Candidatus Hydrogenedentota bacterium encodes:
- the pfkA gene encoding 6-phosphofructokinase has protein sequence MKRIGVLTSGGDSPGMNAAVRAVVRAAAARGLEVSGIHHGYRGLIDGAIEPMTARSVSGIINRGGTILRTARCTQFHEAAGRAAAAARLREHGIEGLVVIGGDGSYRGAQALYEEHGVACIGLPGTIDNDIGGTDYTIGFDTAMNIAMEAIDRVRDTAASHGRIFFVEVMGRNSGYIAMMCALAGGAEEVLTPEEPTDINALVAALRLGRDKGKSSMIVVVAEGDDAGNALLIAKQVADNSEFKDARVAVIGHLQRGGSPTAFDRVLASRMGVRAVEALLEGETCKMVGVRGSGLVLRPLADAWEERTRFDPDLLRVSRVLSV, from the coding sequence GTGAAGCGCATCGGCGTTCTCACCAGCGGCGGCGATTCGCCCGGCATGAACGCCGCCGTCCGGGCCGTGGTCCGCGCCGCGGCGGCGCGCGGCCTCGAGGTTTCCGGGATCCACCACGGCTACCGGGGCCTCATCGACGGCGCGATCGAGCCCATGACCGCGCGCTCGGTGAGCGGCATCATTAACCGCGGCGGCACGATCCTGCGCACGGCGCGCTGCACGCAATTCCACGAGGCGGCGGGCCGCGCCGCGGCCGCGGCGCGCCTGCGCGAACATGGAATCGAAGGGCTGGTGGTCATCGGCGGCGACGGCTCCTACCGCGGCGCGCAGGCGCTATACGAAGAGCACGGCGTCGCCTGTATCGGGCTGCCGGGCACCATCGACAACGACATCGGCGGCACGGATTACACGATCGGCTTCGACACGGCGATGAACATCGCGATGGAAGCGATCGACCGCGTGCGCGACACGGCCGCGTCCCACGGCCGCATCTTCTTTGTCGAGGTCATGGGGCGGAACAGCGGTTACATCGCCATGATGTGCGCCTTGGCCGGCGGCGCGGAAGAAGTGCTGACGCCGGAGGAGCCCACCGACATCAACGCGCTCGTCGCCGCGCTGCGCCTGGGCCGCGACAAAGGCAAATCATCGATGATCGTGGTGGTCGCGGAAGGCGACGACGCAGGCAACGCGCTCCTCATTGCAAAGCAGGTTGCGGACAATTCGGAGTTCAAGGACGCGCGCGTGGCCGTGATCGGCCATTTGCAGCGCGGCGGCAGCCCCACGGCCTTCGACCGCGTGCTGGCAAGCCGGATGGGCGTGCGCGCCGTTGAGGCCCTGCTTGAAGGCGAAACCTGCAAGATGGTCGGCGTCCGCGGGTCCGGTCTTGTATTGCGGCCCCTCGCCGACGCTTGGGAAGAGCGCACGCGATTCGACCCGGACCTCCTCCGGGTCTCGCGCGTGCTTAGCGTGTGA
- a CDS encoding Gfo/Idh/MocA family oxidoreductase gives MAATVGVGLVGSQFISTIHARALRHCPEARLVAVASPTPGHAAQFAAAHGIPSHYGDYREMLANRDVDLVLIGAPNRLHCAITLDAAAARKHVVVEKPMCLNLAEADRMIAACRDAGVKLMYAEELCFAPKYVRMKQLLDEGALGKPTLIKQSEKHDGPHAAHFWDVTQSGGGVTMDMGCHAIAFFRWMLGGAAIRSVYAQMNTQVHGDKTRGDDNALIVLEFENGAVAMAEESWTKKGGMDDRAEVYGSDGAAYANLLQGNSILTYSGSGYGYAVEKAGETRGWSFTMYEEEWNYGFPQEMAHFVGCVAHDMAPLVTGEDGRAVLEALFAAYQSAAVGAKVRLPFRTNAASPWELWRGGEAVTR, from the coding sequence ATGGCGGCAACGGTTGGCGTCGGGCTCGTAGGCTCGCAATTCATCTCCACGATTCACGCGCGCGCGCTGCGGCACTGTCCCGAGGCGCGCCTTGTCGCGGTGGCGTCGCCGACACCGGGCCACGCCGCGCAGTTCGCCGCGGCGCACGGCATCCCCAGTCATTACGGGGATTATCGGGAGATGCTGGCGAATCGGGACGTTGACCTGGTGCTCATCGGCGCGCCGAACCGGCTGCACTGCGCGATCACGCTGGATGCCGCCGCGGCGCGCAAACACGTGGTCGTCGAGAAGCCGATGTGCCTGAACCTGGCCGAGGCGGACCGGATGATCGCGGCGTGCCGAGACGCGGGCGTGAAGTTGATGTACGCGGAGGAACTGTGTTTTGCGCCGAAGTACGTGCGGATGAAACAACTGCTTGACGAGGGCGCGCTGGGCAAGCCGACGCTGATCAAGCAATCGGAGAAACACGACGGCCCGCACGCCGCCCACTTCTGGGACGTGACGCAGAGCGGCGGCGGCGTGACGATGGACATGGGGTGTCATGCCATCGCGTTCTTTCGCTGGATGCTCGGCGGCGCGGCGATCAGGTCCGTCTACGCGCAGATGAACACGCAGGTGCACGGAGACAAGACGCGGGGCGACGACAACGCGCTGATCGTGCTCGAATTCGAGAACGGCGCCGTCGCAATGGCGGAAGAAAGCTGGACGAAGAAAGGCGGCATGGACGATCGGGCCGAAGTGTACGGCAGTGACGGCGCCGCTTACGCGAATCTGCTGCAAGGCAACTCGATTCTCACGTACAGCGGTTCCGGATACGGTTACGCCGTGGAAAAAGCCGGTGAAACGCGCGGCTGGTCTTTTACGATGTACGAGGAGGAATGGAACTACGGTTTCCCGCAGGAGATGGCCCACTTCGTGGGATGCGTGGCCCACGACATGGCCCCGCTTGTGACCGGCGAAGACGGACGCGCCGTGCTCGAAGCTCTATTCGCCGCTTATCAGTCCGCGGCCGTTGGCGCGAAGGTGCGGCTGCCGTTCCGGACGAACGCCGCGTCGCCTTGGGAACTGTGGCGCGGCGGCGAAGCGGTCACACGCTAA
- a CDS encoding 6-phosphogluconolactonase: protein MAREMVLGGHARIWIGPDYEAMSARASDWLAEAIRRKPDMLLCVATGASPLGAYRGLARQAARGALAVDRLRVLKLDEWGPLPPDDPGSCDAYIRREVLEPLCITPNRYFAMQGDARDPEAECRRFAHVLDGLGAIDVAVLGVGANGHVGLNEPGPSLHDGVHVAELAPSSQRHGMLASAHRQATHGLTLGMGDLLRARNVLLLVSGAPKRAVMRTFLQRRIDTQLPASLLWLHGALTVVCDEAAWPET from the coding sequence ATGGCGCGTGAAATGGTTCTTGGCGGTCATGCGCGCATTTGGATCGGGCCGGACTACGAGGCGATGAGCGCGCGCGCAAGCGATTGGCTCGCAGAAGCCATCCGGCGCAAACCGGACATGCTCCTGTGCGTCGCGACGGGCGCCTCGCCGCTCGGCGCATACCGTGGGCTGGCGCGTCAGGCCGCCCGAGGGGCCTTGGCTGTGGATCGGCTGCGCGTTCTGAAGCTGGACGAGTGGGGCCCGCTGCCGCCGGACGACCCGGGTTCGTGCGACGCGTACATACGGCGCGAAGTGCTCGAACCGTTGTGCATCACGCCGAACCGGTATTTCGCGATGCAAGGCGATGCGCGTGACCCCGAGGCCGAGTGCCGCCGTTTCGCGCATGTGCTGGATGGCCTTGGCGCAATCGACGTCGCTGTGCTCGGCGTGGGCGCAAATGGACATGTGGGGTTGAACGAGCCGGGGCCCAGCCTGCACGACGGCGTCCACGTGGCGGAGCTCGCGCCGTCGTCGCAGCGGCACGGCATGCTTGCTTCGGCGCACAGGCAAGCCACGCACGGCCTGACGCTGGGCATGGGCGACCTGCTGCGCGCGCGCAACGTATTGCTGCTGGTGAGCGGCGCGCCCAAGCGCGCGGTCATGCGGACGTTCCTGCAACGCAGGATCGATACACAACTGCCCGCATCGCTGTTGTGGCTGCACGGGGCTCTCACGGTGGTCTGCGACGAGGCCGCGTGGCCCGAAACCTGA